Proteins from a single region of Mesoaciditoga lauensis cd-1655R = DSM 25116:
- a CDS encoding FAD-dependent oxidoreductase, with product MNLYQAVIIGGGPAGMMGAITLGNHSVKTIILDENESIGGQLVKQTHKFFGDHAHYASTRGFEIAQKLDEEIVKNENIEVENDATVIGIYPNNTVVYIKDGQEHKIQAKKILIATGAMEKQLPFINSDLPGVYGAGAVQTLMNEYGIMPGKRFLIIGSGNIGLILAYQLIQAGVEVRAIVEALGKVGGYEVHANKVKRLGVPILLNHTIVRAIGDESVEGAVIAKIDDKFQTIPGTEREMVVDTIAISVGLTPLTELAEQAGCKVEFIPELGGYVPIRDERMRTTNPDVFIAGDLSSIEEATTAMIEGKIAALEMARDINGSDTKEEIEEELRTLALFRSGPKSVKIRSGLEKMGIKISIPTKPIINEKKEDVIGKLRAVLECDEEIPCNSCEASCPFGAIHIGENLNSTPVLDAEKCTGCGTCVNACPGLAIFMMKENEEESTVTLGIPYELLPLSEKGQKMWGLSKEGNYVCDVTVERVIKYPNKTNIVYAKLPIEFKDTVRHFAFPKKESPIVCRCEEVSLEQIEKVIDSGVTDFEEIKRLTRVTMGPCGGKNCKLVVLGILSRKTGVPISKLSHGTSRPPVKPVEFSVFKKGGDER from the coding sequence ATGAATCTCTATCAAGCTGTGATAATTGGCGGCGGGCCGGCCGGTATGATGGGAGCAATAACATTAGGTAATCATAGCGTGAAAACGATCATTCTGGATGAGAATGAGAGTATCGGAGGACAACTTGTAAAGCAAACTCACAAGTTCTTCGGTGATCATGCTCACTACGCTTCTACAAGGGGTTTTGAAATAGCCCAAAAACTTGATGAAGAGATCGTAAAGAATGAAAACATCGAAGTTGAAAACGACGCAACGGTTATAGGGATTTATCCCAACAACACCGTTGTTTACATAAAGGATGGACAAGAACACAAAATTCAAGCTAAAAAGATTCTTATCGCAACGGGTGCCATGGAAAAACAGCTTCCGTTTATCAACTCAGATCTTCCCGGTGTTTACGGTGCTGGCGCCGTGCAAACGCTCATGAACGAGTATGGTATTATGCCAGGCAAACGCTTTCTTATAATTGGTTCTGGAAACATCGGCTTGATACTGGCTTATCAACTCATCCAGGCAGGCGTGGAAGTGAGAGCCATCGTCGAGGCTCTTGGAAAAGTTGGCGGATACGAAGTTCACGCCAACAAGGTGAAAAGATTGGGTGTTCCAATTTTACTCAATCATACGATAGTTAGAGCCATTGGTGATGAAAGCGTGGAAGGCGCGGTTATAGCTAAAATAGATGATAAATTCCAAACGATACCTGGAACGGAAAGAGAAATGGTTGTAGATACGATAGCCATCTCCGTTGGACTTACTCCACTTACCGAATTGGCAGAACAAGCCGGCTGCAAGGTCGAATTCATACCAGAACTTGGCGGGTATGTTCCCATACGCGATGAAAGGATGAGAACGACAAATCCGGATGTCTTTATAGCGGGAGACCTTTCTTCAATAGAAGAGGCTACAACCGCAATGATAGAGGGGAAAATAGCGGCTTTAGAAATGGCTCGGGATATAAATGGCAGCGATACAAAAGAGGAAATAGAAGAAGAATTAAGAACCCTTGCACTTTTTAGAAGTGGCCCAAAATCTGTTAAGATCAGATCAGGGCTGGAAAAAATGGGGATAAAAATCTCCATTCCCACCAAACCCATCATCAACGAAAAAAAAGAAGATGTTATAGGAAAATTAAGAGCCGTCCTGGAATGCGATGAAGAAATACCGTGTAACTCATGTGAAGCGTCATGTCCATTTGGGGCCATTCACATAGGTGAAAACCTTAACAGCACGCCTGTTTTAGATGCCGAAAAGTGTACAGGATGTGGTACGTGTGTTAACGCGTGTCCCGGATTGGCAATATTCATGATGAAAGAAAACGAAGAAGAATCAACGGTAACGTTGGGGATTCCTTACGAACTTTTACCACTTTCCGAGAAAGGTCAAAAGATGTGGGGGCTCAGTAAAGAAGGAAATTACGTTTGCGATGTTACAGTTGAAAGGGTGATTAAGTATCCCAACAAGACGAATATCGTCTACGCAAAACTTCCAATAGAATTCAAAGATACCGTGAGACATTTTGCCTTTCCTAAAAAAGAAAGCCCCATCGTTTGCAGATGTGAAGAGGTTTCTTTGGAACAAATTGAAAAAGTCATAGACAGTGGCGTTACCGATTTTGAAGAGATAAAAAGGTTGACAAGAGTTACGATGGGTCCCTGTGGAGGAAAAAATTGCAAATTGGTTGTTTTGGGAATTCTTTCCAGAAAAACCGGTGTTCCCATCTCGAAGCTTTCGCACGGAACATCAAGGCCGCCGGTAAAACCGGTGGAATTTTCCGTTTTCAAAAAAGGTGGCGATGAGAGATGA
- a CDS encoding NAD(P)/FAD-dependent oxidoreductase: protein MKSNTSVVIIGGGIIGTSIAFNLAKLGVKDVVVFEKSYISSGSTGRCGGGIRQQWTSPMNVRLAMRSVELFKRFKEDVGMDIEYYQGGYLLLAYDEKEMADFENNVKMQKNEGLDVELVTPKQIHEKFPFMDLEGVVGGTWCPSDGHANPQIANIAYALKIKEMGVDLNTHTEVKGIDVQNGKIVGVETDKGYVKTNVVVNAAGGFSHEVGKMAGVDIPTYSERHQILVTEAINHVLDPMVISFKKNYYVRQTMHGSFVMGQSDKNPAQGNDLGHTVEFLEEMAPKMVHDFPFMNHLHIVRQWSGAYNVSPDAQPIIDEATNVSRFIFAVGFSGHGFMLAPAVGEAVAEMVVYGKSKTMDVSNLKMERFENQKISKERNVV from the coding sequence ATGAAGTCGAACACATCAGTCGTGATAATAGGCGGTGGAATAATTGGAACTTCAATAGCTTTTAACCTTGCAAAACTTGGCGTAAAAGATGTGGTTGTCTTCGAAAAATCGTATATCTCTTCCGGTTCCACCGGAAGATGCGGAGGAGGAATAAGGCAACAGTGGACTTCTCCAATGAACGTCCGCCTTGCAATGAGAAGTGTGGAACTCTTCAAAAGATTCAAAGAAGATGTTGGCATGGATATAGAGTATTATCAGGGAGGATATCTCTTGCTCGCTTACGATGAAAAAGAGATGGCCGATTTCGAAAACAACGTAAAAATGCAGAAAAATGAAGGCTTAGATGTTGAATTAGTCACACCAAAACAAATTCACGAAAAATTTCCCTTCATGGATCTGGAGGGAGTCGTTGGTGGTACGTGGTGTCCTAGCGATGGACATGCCAATCCACAAATTGCGAATATAGCGTATGCGTTGAAAATAAAGGAAATGGGAGTGGATTTGAACACTCATACCGAAGTGAAAGGCATAGATGTTCAAAATGGTAAGATAGTAGGAGTAGAAACGGACAAGGGATATGTCAAAACAAACGTAGTTGTAAACGCCGCAGGCGGATTTTCACATGAAGTTGGCAAAATGGCCGGTGTCGATATTCCCACTTACAGTGAAAGACACCAAATACTTGTAACAGAAGCTATAAATCATGTGTTAGATCCCATGGTGATAAGCTTCAAAAAGAATTATTACGTGAGACAAACAATGCACGGTTCTTTCGTAATGGGCCAAAGCGACAAAAATCCGGCACAAGGTAACGATCTGGGCCATACGGTGGAATTTTTGGAAGAAATGGCTCCAAAGATGGTTCATGATTTTCCATTTATGAATCATCTTCACATAGTAAGACAATGGTCGGGAGCGTACAACGTTTCACCTGATGCGCAACCGATAATAGACGAAGCAACCAACGTTTCAAGGTTCATCTTCGCCGTTGGATTTAGTGGCCACGGTTTTATGCTCGCTCCAGCGGTAGGAGAAGCTGTAGCAGAAATGGTAGTATATGGAAAATCGAAAACGATGGACGTCAGTAATCTTAAAATGGAGAGATTCGAAAATCAAAAGATAAGCAAAGAAAGAAATGTCGTCTAA
- a CDS encoding diphosphate--fructose-6-phosphate 1-phosphotransferase translates to MRFLIAQSGGPTAVINSSLVGAIRRAKEKGHEIFGSPYGIEGVLKSQITPLNFEDKELERISRTPGAFLGSCRHKLPEAEDEEYDLIFKVLKENKIDAFLYIGGNDSMDAVLKLGREAERRGSPLIVNGIPKTIDNDLVETDHCPGFASSAKFLNTLASEFVVDSVSYESFPICVMEVMGRDTGWLAVSLRYSEKLVKGLKVLTYVPEKPVSEEKMLEDVRKYADQPLLVAVSEGIKNEKGDYFRAAKKVDAFGHPQLGGVGEYVSELLKKIKKVKFVNPSFTQRAASHCVSEVDFEEAQMVGSRAVDVCEDGKTGLFFGIERLENDYLSDVKMVEIEKVANKVKYVPNSFLEEDSNLILEYLSPLMEELESFPSILF, encoded by the coding sequence ATGAGATTTTTGATAGCGCAATCTGGTGGTCCAACTGCCGTGATAAATTCATCGCTGGTGGGAGCCATAAGAAGAGCAAAAGAAAAAGGTCATGAGATCTTTGGAAGCCCTTACGGAATAGAAGGCGTGTTGAAATCGCAGATCACCCCATTGAATTTTGAAGACAAAGAGCTCGAAAGGATTTCCCGTACCCCGGGAGCCTTTCTGGGCTCTTGTAGACATAAGCTTCCAGAAGCGGAAGATGAAGAGTACGATCTCATATTCAAAGTGCTGAAAGAAAACAAAATAGATGCTTTTCTTTACATCGGTGGAAATGATTCAATGGACGCTGTTTTAAAACTCGGCAGAGAAGCCGAGAGAAGAGGCTCACCACTGATTGTAAATGGTATTCCAAAGACCATAGATAACGATCTGGTGGAAACAGATCATTGTCCGGGTTTCGCAAGTAGCGCGAAATTCTTAAATACCTTAGCTTCCGAATTCGTGGTGGATTCCGTGTCGTATGAATCTTTCCCTATCTGTGTTATGGAAGTGATGGGAAGAGATACCGGTTGGCTGGCAGTATCTCTTAGGTATTCCGAAAAATTGGTGAAAGGTTTAAAGGTCTTAACCTATGTTCCAGAAAAACCCGTTTCAGAAGAAAAAATGCTTGAAGATGTGAGAAAATACGCTGATCAGCCATTGCTGGTCGCCGTGTCAGAAGGGATAAAAAATGAAAAAGGTGATTACTTTCGTGCGGCAAAAAAGGTAGACGCTTTTGGTCATCCGCAACTTGGTGGAGTGGGAGAATACGTTTCAGAACTCTTGAAAAAAATAAAGAAAGTTAAATTCGTGAATCCAAGCTTTACTCAACGGGCAGCTTCTCATTGCGTTTCAGAAGTGGATTTTGAGGAAGCTCAAATGGTTGGTTCGCGAGCCGTGGATGTCTGCGAAGATGGCAAAACGGGTCTTTTCTTTGGGATAGAGAGATTGGAAAACGACTATCTTTCGGATGTGAAAATGGTTGAAATAGAAAAAGTGGCCAACAAGGTAAAATATGTTCCAAATTCTTTTCTGGAAGAAGATTCAAACCTTATATTGGAATATTTATCACCTTTGATGGAAGAACTGGAGTCCTTTCCTTCCATATTGTTTTAA
- a CDS encoding M3 family oligoendopeptidase gives METGAEKVVWDLSDLYATEELLKKDANEILEKSKEFHETYHDVEALFKNPQETLKALKKLEEIYSKMSRISQYVSLRFSADTSSEENKKLYAWAENVGNEVESNLLFIQIAFSKMNDDEFKRNIETLKDYKHFMESARKFRNHTLSEKEEQIIVYKNSTGSNAFVKFYTQLTSKYKFRMEIDGKTLTLNSSQLRSLRTHPDASVREKATSKLFKRYKKDALSIETAYNAVAKDYDFEAKLRNYPTPNSMRNLQNEVDDAVVDALVEVTTKNNSLVNRYYKLKAKLMKMKKLKLSDVYAPVGKTNKKFTWKEASIIVRQTFHSFHPTFGKIVDEFFDKNWIHAALKPSKSGGAFCSYADPKHHPYVLVNFTGEIRDVMTLGHELGHGVHGYLSRKQNILQYSTPLTMAETASTFAEMLLMDHFLETLPKKEIVPFVSSKIEDLFATMNRQNMFTRFERKAHEKISKEGASFEELSDIYEEELHLMFGDAVIYNPEFRWEWSSVPHFFHTPFYCYAYDFAQLMVLSLYQKYKEGMPNFKEKYIKLLESGGSDSPQNLLKPFGINLDDPNFWQGGFDFIRNTLLTKLEENI, from the coding sequence ATGGAAACAGGTGCTGAAAAAGTGGTGTGGGATCTTAGCGATCTCTATGCTACAGAGGAACTTCTAAAAAAAGATGCGAATGAAATTTTAGAAAAAAGCAAAGAGTTCCATGAAACTTATCATGATGTTGAAGCCCTTTTTAAAAATCCCCAAGAAACTTTGAAAGCTTTAAAAAAACTTGAAGAGATATATTCCAAAATGAGCCGTATATCTCAGTATGTAAGCTTGAGATTTTCCGCGGATACCTCTTCGGAAGAAAATAAAAAATTGTACGCTTGGGCGGAAAATGTTGGAAATGAGGTGGAGTCAAATCTTCTTTTCATTCAAATAGCATTTTCAAAGATGAACGACGATGAATTCAAGAGAAACATAGAGACGCTTAAAGATTACAAACATTTCATGGAGTCCGCAAGAAAGTTCAGAAATCACACGCTCAGTGAAAAGGAAGAACAGATCATAGTTTACAAAAATTCCACCGGTTCGAATGCTTTCGTCAAATTCTATACGCAATTGACATCCAAGTACAAATTCAGAATGGAGATAGATGGAAAAACACTTACACTCAACTCTTCTCAATTGAGATCCCTACGCACACATCCAGACGCCAGCGTAAGAGAAAAAGCAACTTCTAAGCTCTTTAAAAGATACAAAAAAGATGCTTTAAGCATTGAAACGGCTTACAACGCGGTGGCAAAAGATTACGATTTTGAAGCTAAATTGAGAAATTATCCAACGCCCAATAGCATGAGAAATCTTCAAAACGAAGTCGATGATGCGGTGGTTGACGCGCTTGTGGAAGTGACAACCAAAAACAATTCCCTTGTAAATCGTTACTACAAGCTGAAGGCCAAGCTTATGAAGATGAAAAAATTGAAGCTCAGCGACGTGTACGCGCCCGTGGGAAAAACAAACAAAAAGTTCACATGGAAAGAAGCGTCAATCATTGTCAGGCAAACATTTCATTCTTTTCATCCAACTTTTGGAAAGATCGTTGACGAGTTCTTTGATAAAAACTGGATACACGCCGCGCTCAAGCCTTCAAAAAGTGGTGGAGCTTTTTGTTCTTACGCGGATCCAAAACACCATCCTTACGTCTTGGTAAACTTCACAGGTGAGATAAGGGATGTTATGACATTAGGCCACGAGCTTGGCCATGGTGTACATGGATATCTTTCCAGAAAGCAAAACATTCTTCAATACAGCACCCCTCTTACAATGGCGGAAACGGCATCCACATTTGCTGAAATGCTCCTGATGGATCATTTCCTGGAAACCCTTCCAAAGAAGGAAATAGTTCCTTTCGTCTCTTCAAAAATTGAAGATCTTTTTGCGACTATGAATAGGCAAAATATGTTCACAAGATTCGAACGAAAGGCACATGAAAAGATCTCAAAAGAGGGTGCCTCATTTGAAGAACTATCGGATATATACGAAGAAGAGCTCCATCTCATGTTTGGCGACGCCGTCATTTACAATCCGGAATTCAGATGGGAATGGTCAAGCGTACCTCATTTCTTCCACACGCCGTTCTATTGTTACGCCTATGACTTTGCCCAATTGATGGTTCTATCCCTTTACCAGAAGTACAAAGAAGGAATGCCGAATTTCAAGGAGAAGTACATAAAGTTGTTGGAATCGGGCGGATCTGATTCTCCACAAAATTTGCTAAAGCCTTTTGGAATTAATCTTGACGATCCGAATTTCTGGCAAGGTGGCTTTGATTTCATAAGGAACACTCTCTTAACAAAATTGGAGGAAAATATATGA
- a CDS encoding glycoside hydrolase family 5 protein, producing the protein MTAGSTPISPQAYQQMLGVGIDVNWAVFPKIMEAYKSARDQGVNIPLLFKKRGFSHVRIRVKDDSLDSLQKDNLTLKQQLVMVVNDCLEAHLIPVITFVATKFRENPNVQTMDDALKFWKEVATIFKNYPYVVSYDLIIETSGNISKHDDLLNKFYQKAVSEIRGIDKYRILFLSPNDTSNPYSLPKMWYPENDKYVMVEWHFYAAGPSKRNKSKLWTTGTDYEKNLILKKIKFAKKWCKFHGLYSWNGAWMPTNFNHAKNPAVMPDGAPMGDYSLQEEISFASFVSSSLKSAMIPYAINAGNKFFNYDDLEWYRSTAGVLNAVLK; encoded by the coding sequence ATGACCGCGGGATCTACGCCAATAAGCCCCCAAGCCTATCAGCAAATGTTGGGTGTGGGTATAGATGTAAATTGGGCGGTTTTTCCAAAAATTATGGAAGCTTACAAATCCGCACGCGATCAAGGTGTTAATATTCCTCTTTTATTCAAGAAAAGGGGATTTTCGCATGTGAGAATAAGGGTAAAAGATGACTCACTTGATTCCCTTCAAAAAGACAATTTAACTTTGAAGCAGCAGCTTGTTATGGTGGTAAACGATTGTCTCGAAGCGCATCTTATTCCAGTAATAACTTTCGTAGCAACGAAATTTAGAGAAAATCCAAATGTTCAAACCATGGATGACGCTTTAAAATTTTGGAAGGAAGTTGCAACTATATTCAAAAACTATCCATATGTCGTTTCCTACGATTTGATAATAGAAACTTCGGGCAACATATCCAAACATGACGACTTGCTCAATAAATTTTATCAAAAAGCTGTAAGCGAAATAAGGGGAATAGATAAGTACAGGATACTATTTCTTAGCCCTAATGACACTTCGAATCCTTATTCTCTTCCCAAAATGTGGTATCCAGAGAACGACAAATACGTCATGGTCGAATGGCATTTTTATGCTGCTGGCCCAAGCAAAAGAAACAAATCAAAGCTTTGGACTACGGGAACAGATTACGAAAAAAATTTGATTCTGAAGAAGATAAAATTTGCGAAGAAATGGTGCAAATTTCATGGGCTATACTCTTGGAACGGCGCATGGATGCCAACCAATTTTAACCACGCCAAAAATCCTGCTGTGATGCCCGACGGTGCTCCGATGGGCGATTATTCCCTTCAAGAAGAAATAAGTTTTGCGAGTTTTGTCAGTTCATCTTTAAAATCTGCAATGATACCTTACGCCATCAACGCCGGAAATAAGTTCTTTAATTACGATGATTTAGAATGGTATCGTTCTACGGCAGGAGTACTGAATGCGGTGTTAAAATGA
- a CDS encoding aldehyde ferredoxin oxidoreductase family protein: MKGITGKMLWIDLSKNEVEKREISEEIYEKYLGGLGIATRILYDTAKAGIDPFSPDNPLIVAPGLLVGSGLPTASKTAVTFKSPETNAFGRSISGAYLGVALKKAGYDALVVVGKSEKPVYLMIEDDNVEIKDASHLWGKDVIEAQKIIKEELGKDFRTGVIGPAGEKLLKISDIDFEERQSARGGGGAVMGSKMLKAIAVKGTKNVEYADRNALTEEIKKWNSIINSSEAKKLDMAYGSGEFYTWMNKERGVFPVKNWTESFFEESFNSPDGVSHLDPYYWAPKYTKGYHPCPNCTKPCGRYVKIEEGKYAGTEVDGVEYELLYSLGGDLGIDNIEVSMKLNEICDKAGVDGISAGVTLAWAMEAYEKGLLTKDDTDGLDLRFGNEEVAIEAMKKIVNREGKLGELLADGEKIAAQKLGKGSDKFTTEVKGLEMPAYDIRGLKGMALAEAVSVRGACHLTGGIYAPELTGSFWKMSDIDRFSTEWKGYEVKTGEDFMTVYDTLGMCKFSRGLFFIEGLLGGVKAVTGEEFDVDEMMAIGERVYNLQRLFNVREGLTRKDDYLPYRITHDPISNGVSKGSYVKEEELQDMLDQYYMVRGWSKEGIPTKMQLFKLGLEKEAEELGANI; the protein is encoded by the coding sequence GTGAAAGGAATAACTGGAAAAATGTTGTGGATCGATCTTTCAAAGAATGAAGTTGAAAAAAGGGAGATTTCAGAAGAGATTTATGAAAAATATTTGGGAGGCCTTGGAATAGCTACAAGGATTCTTTACGATACGGCAAAAGCCGGCATAGATCCGTTTTCTCCGGATAATCCGTTAATTGTAGCTCCAGGCTTACTTGTTGGTAGTGGATTGCCAACCGCATCAAAAACGGCAGTCACATTTAAGTCGCCGGAAACCAATGCCTTTGGCAGAAGCATAAGTGGAGCGTACTTGGGAGTAGCTTTGAAAAAGGCAGGTTATGATGCACTGGTTGTGGTTGGGAAAAGCGAAAAACCCGTGTATTTGATGATAGAAGATGACAACGTTGAAATAAAAGACGCCTCACACCTTTGGGGAAAAGATGTAATAGAGGCTCAGAAGATCATAAAAGAAGAACTCGGAAAAGACTTCAGGACAGGAGTCATAGGCCCAGCTGGTGAAAAACTTTTGAAGATCTCAGATATTGATTTTGAAGAAAGGCAGTCCGCCAGAGGCGGTGGCGGTGCAGTAATGGGAAGCAAAATGCTGAAAGCCATCGCTGTAAAGGGAACGAAAAACGTGGAATATGCGGATAGAAATGCTCTAACAGAAGAAATCAAAAAATGGAACAGTATAATAAATTCTTCAGAAGCAAAGAAACTGGATATGGCGTATGGATCTGGTGAATTCTACACATGGATGAACAAAGAAAGAGGAGTTTTCCCAGTGAAAAACTGGACGGAGAGTTTCTTTGAAGAATCCTTTAATTCTCCAGATGGCGTGTCGCACTTAGACCCGTATTACTGGGCTCCAAAATACACGAAAGGCTATCATCCATGTCCAAATTGTACCAAACCATGTGGAAGATATGTGAAGATCGAAGAAGGTAAATATGCCGGAACGGAAGTTGACGGTGTTGAATATGAACTTCTCTACTCGCTTGGAGGAGATCTGGGAATAGATAACATCGAAGTAAGCATGAAATTAAACGAAATATGTGACAAAGCCGGCGTGGATGGCATTTCCGCGGGCGTTACACTCGCCTGGGCAATGGAGGCTTACGAAAAAGGGTTGTTAACTAAAGATGACACCGACGGTCTCGATCTGAGATTTGGCAATGAGGAAGTGGCCATCGAGGCCATGAAGAAGATCGTGAACCGTGAAGGAAAACTCGGCGAATTGCTCGCGGATGGTGAAAAGATAGCGGCACAAAAGCTTGGAAAAGGCTCAGATAAATTCACGACAGAAGTTAAAGGCTTGGAGATGCCGGCTTACGATATAAGAGGGTTAAAAGGAATGGCTCTCGCTGAGGCTGTGTCAGTAAGAGGAGCTTGCCATCTTACCGGAGGTATATATGCACCTGAGCTCACTGGCTCCTTCTGGAAGATGAGTGACATAGATAGATTTTCAACCGAGTGGAAAGGCTACGAAGTCAAAACAGGTGAAGATTTCATGACCGTTTACGACACACTTGGCATGTGCAAGTTCTCAAGAGGACTGTTCTTCATAGAAGGATTGCTGGGCGGCGTAAAAGCCGTTACTGGTGAGGAATTTGACGTTGATGAAATGATGGCGATAGGAGAAAGAGTATACAACCTTCAAAGGCTTTTCAACGTGAGAGAAGGTTTGACAAGAAAAGATGATTATCTCCCCTATCGCATCACCCACGATCCCATTTCCAACGGAGTTTCAAAAGGAAGTTACGTAAAAGAAGAGGAACTTCAGGATATGTTGGATCAATACTACATGGTTAGAGGTTGGTCCAAAGAAGGAATCCCAACGAAAATGCAACTTTTCAAGTTAGGATTGGAAAAAGAAGCGGAAGAATTGGGAGCAAACATATAA
- the era gene encoding GTPase Era, whose protein sequence is MKAGFVCLAGAPNVGKSSIVNAYLGKKISIVSEKPQTTRNRINAILNLPDAQVVFVDTPGIHKPVHKLGNYLVKIAIKALEGNDLLLFVVSAERFGEFDRIVAERIKASNTPFIGVINKMDRASKQNVEKAEELFKSMDRCLSIKHVSAIRNEGLDELLKNILDNLPESPAFYPPDMITDKPLRFMVAEIIREKIFALTHQELPYSTAVSVDYVEESPTLIKIWCTILVERNSQKPILLGKGGKMIKKIGTLARKDIENLLDAHVFLSLHVKVKEKWTENDRNLNELFKDEL, encoded by the coding sequence TTGAAAGCCGGATTTGTATGTTTGGCGGGAGCGCCTAACGTTGGAAAATCTTCAATAGTAAACGCGTACCTCGGAAAAAAGATCTCAATAGTTTCCGAAAAACCACAAACGACGAGAAATAGGATAAACGCGATCTTGAATTTGCCAGATGCTCAGGTGGTCTTTGTTGACACACCCGGTATTCACAAACCGGTGCACAAACTTGGAAATTATCTTGTAAAAATTGCAATCAAAGCTCTTGAAGGAAATGATTTGTTGCTTTTCGTCGTATCCGCTGAAAGATTTGGTGAGTTCGATAGGATAGTGGCCGAAAGGATAAAGGCATCCAACACCCCATTTATAGGCGTTATAAACAAAATGGACAGAGCCTCAAAGCAAAACGTCGAAAAGGCGGAAGAACTCTTCAAAAGTATGGACAGGTGCCTTTCAATTAAACATGTTTCTGCGATAAGAAATGAAGGATTAGATGAACTTCTTAAAAACATACTGGATAATCTCCCGGAATCCCCAGCTTTTTATCCTCCAGATATGATAACAGACAAACCTCTGAGATTCATGGTAGCAGAGATAATAAGAGAAAAAATATTTGCTTTAACACACCAAGAGCTGCCATATTCTACAGCTGTAAGCGTCGATTACGTGGAAGAATCGCCTACTTTGATAAAAATATGGTGCACTATTTTGGTAGAGAGAAATTCGCAAAAACCTATATTGCTTGGCAAAGGCGGAAAGATGATAAAGAAAATAGGAACGCTTGCAAGAAAAGATATTGAAAATCTCTTAGATGCCCATGTTTTCCTTTCTCTTCACGTAAAAGTGAAAGAAAAATGGACGGAAAACGATAGGAACCTGAATGAGCTTTTTAAAGATGAATTGTAA
- a CDS encoding (2Fe-2S)-binding protein, with the protein MEGRIEEHPILQFKRKKKIKFYFEDREVEAFEGETVAAALHAAGIRVLRHTPNLGRPTGLFCAIGKCSSCLMEIDGIPNVRSCMTKVKEGMRVRRQKGKGDVL; encoded by the coding sequence TTGGAAGGAAGGATAGAAGAACATCCAATACTTCAATTCAAGAGAAAGAAAAAGATAAAATTCTACTTTGAGGACAGAGAAGTAGAAGCATTTGAAGGCGAAACAGTTGCGGCAGCTCTTCACGCGGCAGGAATAAGGGTGTTGAGACACACACCTAATTTGGGCAGGCCGACAGGTCTCTTCTGCGCGATAGGAAAATGCTCGTCATGTTTGATGGAAATAGACGGTATTCCAAATGTCAGATCTTGCATGACAAAGGTTAAAGAAGGAATGAGAGTTAGGAGACAAAAGGGAAAAGGTGATGTGCTATGA